Within Gambusia affinis linkage group LG01, SWU_Gaff_1.0, whole genome shotgun sequence, the genomic segment tcttttcgcCTTAGTGTTTCATATTATCATTGCCTTTTTTTATACCTGTGGCCCtcatttccttcctgtttcccttCCACTTTTATctctcttaaaataaaaacaatgagcaCAGGTAAGAACATTACTGACTGGCATGATTGTTGTGTTCACTTTGAGCTTTTGAGAGTGCATTTGAACCATTCTTATCCAGGATTGAATGAAGACGCAACAAGTGACTTCCGTGGTTTTGTAACTGAACAAATTAACATGCACAGCTTGAAATTTATTATACAGCAGGTAGTTGTTGTCAATTGTGTTTTCTTGCAGAAAACTTTAACTTTCCCTGAGTGTATTTGCAAACTGTAATATGactttttgtgttgctttttacaaaatgtctgCATAGGACTTGCTTGTGTGTTATGAGAGACTCACCATTTTACCTTTTGTTCTGAAGTTGATATGCACATTTTGCAGCAAACCACATACATTGCGAGTTACATGACACAGAACTTGTCTAGTTCTTGAAGGATTAGTTAGCTGGACATTCCCATGCTGTActtgcattttattgtttcgATAGATAAACATGGTAGCTTTAGACAAATGAAAATTGCACCCAGACTTTTTGATGTCTCCATTTCTCTTCCAGATGTGTTGCTTGATTTCtacttatatatttttcaatgtcatgcaaaaaatctgtgtttgagAGTTTGTATTCACAGTTCTTCCTCCATTTAACTCAAATGTTGTTGAAAGCGAAGGCATCATCATATTTgctttcttaaattatttaaacatataGTAACTATATTgcttctgaatttaaataaagtgctttcaaaaaccacattttttttctctctctcttgttaCACTAAGatatagaaaatagaaataatgttAGTAATCCCAACagacctaaaacagaaaacatttagttaatttaaaGTCAGATAGTGAGAATATAATGACTGGATTAGAGGAAGTCCACAGTAAATCCAAACAACCATCCTTGCTTTTTGAAGATGCATGTGTGtaatggaggaaataaatgcaaGGTGGTGAACAGTTTGACAGTAGCCACTGAGTGTCTGCTAAGACACAAAACAGAAGCTTGGAGACATTTTGACTCATTTTGTCGAGGAAAAATTGAAACCTTTTTAGAAGTTTTGTATGTGGGTGGTCATTGGTCAAGAAAAACTATCTCAAAACTGGTTTCAAGCAACCACACCGCTGTTTGCTGGTCATGACTTAGTTTTCTACTCTTCTTAACCAATAGGTGGCGCCTCTGGATcatacatttaaaactaaatagtCCATTATTTCGTGCCAGTGCAAATAAAAGTCTCCTTTCCGTTTATGTCATTTCAACAATTTGTATCATACTTTCATCAtagaaaagattaaattaaacctCAAATAACATATTATTTAAGTTCATTGTCTGAGAGGCCTCCAAGGAGAAACCTGAATTAATTTTCAGGTGTAATTACCTGTCACTCCTTGCTTccacttttgaaactttttgctttgaggaagtaaataatgtgttttaaatctTGAAGATCTCTCTGTCACATGTATAGTACTATAAGTGAGGGACTAAGGTATTCATGGCTATAGGCACTACCTACAATAGAAACTTGtttactaataaaaaacattttcgtCAATAACACGAGAAGGAAAACCAAGACAGCTGAACAGTGCCACTTTCTGTTCAGGTCAGGTTATTTTTCACAGGGAAACGTCACAACAAAGTAACAAATGGAGACATTTCATAACCAAAGcaaaatcatataaaatccagTTGGTTCCAATTGTAgcttcatttcagttcagtccaATCATTTAGAAATATTCTGATCTAAGTATAGTCTAATTCTACCCTAATTTTATTActgtatattttaatttcttttttttttatgctaaatgttCACAGATGCCAAGCTGATTGCATCATGTTTCTGACTTGGCAGAAATTCTTTTTCATCACAGCATTGTGTTAATGTAGCTTTTAAgactcaaaatgaaacatttagtcaACATGAAAGGGAATTAATCTAAATacaatctaaataaaattttccataCTTATCCAGACTTTTACACAACACAAATCAAATTTCATAGTTTTACAGACTTTCCAGATTCTGTAGGGACATGGACGACATAGATTTGAATTCAGATAAATACGCAGATATGACTCAAATGTAACGTTGCATCCTGGACACTAGGTGGCGGCCTTGGTTTCACTTTGAAATTACACCTTCGGCTGGAGGACACCTGTTTCTGTAACgcagtaaatgtttgtttttttgtcattacaaACTTAGCGTACAAAGTCTGgaacacatttttactgttaaagttgttttatattAGAAGAAAATTCACAATGACCTGACATTAAATTGATAGTaatttcctatttatttatttatttatttatttatttatttatttatttatttatttatttatttatttatttatgacgTTTTAAAGAAAACGTTTGCAGTGACACCACTTCTAATAAACATCATTTATGTGAATACTATGATGttatgaaaaattgtttttgttattacgTCATTACGGTTGTATCTGagtataataataaatttacatCGTTCCTGCTGTAGGTCTCTTCATGTCAGTTGCTagatttaaaaattagattAGTTATTTTCAATCTTGACGCTGTGACTTTTTCATTTATCTCttgctaagttttttttttttttttttttcccctcatcagTCTAAAGAAGgcttatttatttgtcataGTGGCAGCTCTTTTCTTGTAGTTGTGCCCGCATAgacaaaaacaagtttcaaGTAGGTCTGGCCAAGTTTGTGGGGAAATACCCTAAGCAATCACAAAGTCAGTTTAAACAGAGACATCTTAATAATTTAGGAAGCATAACTGACCAATAGCAGGAGAGGCCATGGCTCCTCAAATCAACACTAACAGTGGAAACTTCATACTGGATGCCGAGCTTCTTGGATTTGGTGCCTTTCTAATCTTCTGCCAGACCTtaactttcaaacaaaatgtaaaattcaccTGGGACTACTGAACAACAAATCTCTTCTTATTCTCCCTGTCCCCATGTATTTCTGATGTCACTTGAAAGTAGTTTAACAGGAGAAATTATAGCCAAAGTCCTGCATATATATGATGTACTCCCTCCAAATTCCTGAATGGATTTTACTTCATAATCTTGCACCTTTTCCCACACTTCGTCCTTCCTCTCAACTTTCAGCTAATATGCATGAGCACAGCCCTGTGTTAAAAACTACTTTCTTTAGCAGTTACCTTCTGTTTCTACTCCTCTTCGTGGAGTGTGTCAAACACTTTCTGCAGGAAAAATGTGATGTCTGTAGTCTTTCCCATGATCGTGTGAGGCataacatgacatttttgtattaaagatcatctttcattttgtcttgtgctatgttttgtttgtctgaaattcAGCTGCAAGTCAAAATCATCcatattaacagaaatgaacCCTTAAACATATCACAATGTGTGATAGAGATCCATAAATTGTAcgtgtttctgtttataaactgattaaataaataaacttggaAATGACATTCTAAATTACTAAGACGCAGCTGTAAAACACAACAGCCAGACAGACCTGGGATCCGCGTCAGGttgcagtttctgttttaaaagtgGAAACTGGGAGCAGACCCACGCTCTTTCCAAGTTAATTAAAACGCCCCCCTGATTGGACAGACAGACAATCCCGGCGGGCCGCCTGCTCGTACTAACTTGTGAGCGGGACAGAGTGCCAGTCACAGTCTGCTAGAGGCGAGGGAGGGCAAGAAAGACCACTGCAGCTACAAAGGCGAGAGGAGCGCAGTTAGGGAAGTGTTGTTTAACGTGGGCTATGCGCGCAACAAGGGGGGAGCGCAGTGCACAGAGGAGGTGAACGCATGTACAGGCTCAGCTTCACACTCTCAGCCTCCTTCCTGAAGAGACACAGCGCTGAGAGGGGAAAGGAGTGAGGAAAAACTCAGAGAACAACACAGCAACTCTTGGACGAAAGTGGGCCACAGCCGTCAAGGGAGAAGTTTGGATAAAGCGGTCCAAGGAAGACTTTTTCCTGGTCAGTACCTGCTCTggaagagagagagcgagagagagagaaagaaaatgaatgtcAGCGATGAGAATCTGCTCAAATCCATCAGCAACGACGCGCTTCTCGACCTGACGCAGCGCTACGGGCAGTCAGCCTTCGGGTTTGGCGCTGGCCACGGTGCTGGAAGTCCCGGCAGATACCCGCTCACACCGGCCGCCGACTTCCTCTCCGGACAGACTGGGAAGTCCAACGAGAGCGGCGGGGAGCACACGAGCGACGACGAGGACGGCTTTGACTCGCTGGAGTCCCGGAAGAGGGGCTCCTCATTTGGGGACGATAAACCCGGCGGGCCCCTGGCCAAAAAGTCCAAAGAGCAGCGGTCCCTGCGGCTCAGTATCAACGCCcgggagaggaggaggatgcaCGACCTGAACGACGCGCTGGACGGCCTGCGTGCCGTCATCCCGTACGCCCACAGCCCCTCGGTGAGAAAACTCTCCAAAATAGCCACTCTCCTCTTGGCCAAGAACTACATCCTCATGCAGGCTCAGGCTCTGGAGGAGATGAGGCGGCTGGTGGCGTATCTGAACCAGGGACAGACCATAACCTCACCCATCCCCACCGCCCTGGCGCCCTTTGGACAGGCAGCCGTCTACCCCTTCTCGGGCTCCGCACTCGCCACCTGTGCCGAAAAGTGCACCACTTACTCCGGGGCACCGTCGACTCTCTTCAAACACTGTAACGACAAGCCTTGATTTGATTTAAGCTCTTTTTCCAGAACTTTTACCTGTACTGCGCCCATGTCAGTCTCTGTCCCACTCTAGTTAATTTAACACATAATTCTGTGGAAATTAAAACGGTTTTAGTCTAATGCGTAATGGTAAGATATGGTTAAGTAATCATTCTTCAAAAATGCTCTGTAGAAATTAAATTCTTCGGGCCTTTCTGTCACTGTGGCTTGCATGTCTCACATCAACTACAGGCCATATCCAAAATGTGAACTTAAATTCTTCGAAGTTTCTCTTATCATTTGCAATCTATGCAACATTCAGTaattacaagtaaaaataaatgcgACAATTTTCAACCTTTAAATTTGATCCTTATTAACTATATGAAAACAATCTGATGTTATATTTTCTGAtacagtgtgtttgtttttatttcaacttattGCACATCTCACATGATTGTATTGTACAACTTTGAATAATCTTCAAAGCCCggtaattataataataataataataatgatgataataatggTCATATAACTGCAGCCTATAAACCGAAGAAGCATTCTGGTTGTGTTACAACATGGATTTCATATATTGTTTATAGTATGTCTTTATAATTAAAACACATCTATGCTCGGGGCCGGTTTGCGTCATCATTTCACAGATTTAAAGATTGCAAATAAAGCTCGGAAATGGCATGACGTgataaacaagaaaattttaGATATTGCAttgattatttcaaatttataaatttgaatagttttttttttttttttgtttgtttgtttgtttgttttttttttgtttttttttttttgcaaatgcagTGTTCTCTGAAAAGTCCTTTAGATAGAAATTGGCAACTAGCATCCGGCATGAGGAGCCTGTCTGAACGAGCTCAGTGGGACTGGTGGGGCCTGTTAGGCTTGCAGTGGGGTCGTTGGCGCTGAGGGGAAGGGCGCAAGCGCCGCCCGGGGCTACCCACGACCTGTCTCTGGGTATTTGGGTGATTGCAGACTTGCTTGGCGGGCTCTTACACACTGGACAGCTATTAACACGATTTCCGACCCTGTCTCTTTGGGAGAGTTAATTCAGTGAACGTTACAGGGACACTTTTCTCTTTGCAGGTTGGATGGATTTAGAGAAGTCTTTGAGACATTAATCGTCATTGTTAGAGCTACAGCGCGGCACGTATTGTTTTGCACCACCCGTGTGACACAGATTTACTTCAAgtcaaaagtggaaaaaaagtgcACGGACCCACGTCTacacgcgcgcacacgcacacatatagtgtgcgtgtgcgcgcacGCACACATATAGTGTGCGTGTAGATATATAATGTTTGACATtatatgttataatgttataacATATATAATGCTTGTGTAGACTATGTGAAATCAAATAAGATGCACTGTAAAACTGATTTTCCAAGGTGTTAAATATTagtcctttaaaaataaaatttttaatcaggCAGCCTTTTAGTGATTAATTAGTAATGATAGTAGCTGCTTTATTTTGCTATCATACAAATTCATGAGAATTTAACTGTAGACGTTGGTTCAGTCGACCATTGGCCATCTCTTTCACCATCCAGCAGATAACGACTGACACGATAATATGACTGACATAATAATATGAGTGAAGCTATTAgccttgtaaaataaaacttaactgTCATTAGATTTGAGGCTAAGAAAGTTTCAAGAATTTTGGTTTATATAAACTTTTATCCATGTTAGCAACAACGCTAATATCAAACTAGCTAGCATGCTGAGATTTTGACAGTCACTGTCAATAAATGACACATCTTACCTGTTGCTGTCAGGGAAACGTTTTACATACCAtcttaaacaaaatgtaaaaagctgaTTTCTGCTTTAAGTTTAGCAACACCAGCACCAGATGAACAAAATAATCTTTCTATTTAGTTTgaattaagcaaattaaaatatatatatatatatatttttatcattattatttttaaaaagttacttgaaatTAACTAACACCATTCTGTTTTTAGtgttaaatttacaaaacatttggTTCTATTTTTATAACCTacttaaatgaaatgttaaattttcACATTTCGTTGTACTTTTAAAACCGCAGATTCATTTCACCATGTAGATACTTAAATTCAacagtatttgttttctttctggtcTACAAGTCAGAGTCCAAAGATATTCACATTAGGTCAGCCTGTTTAAGGGCAGTTAGCTGCTCTCCTACGATTTGTAAATATGTCACAACAACAGGGCATCCGTAGCATCTTAAATAGGCTGTCTGATGACATGTGACTCCTCTGGGGACCCAGGAGACATTCGGGACAGTGGGGATGAAATGTGACAAACGCTGCCAATATTGCATGGGAGAGGGATAGAGGCGAGGGGGGGTTACACAATCTTTGTCAGTCTCTGTATGG encodes:
- the bhlhe23 gene encoding class E basic helix-loop-helix protein 23 translates to MNVSDENLLKSISNDALLDLTQRYGQSAFGFGAGHGAGSPGRYPLTPAADFLSGQTGKSNESGGEHTSDDEDGFDSLESRKRGSSFGDDKPGGPLAKKSKEQRSLRLSINARERRRMHDLNDALDGLRAVIPYAHSPSVRKLSKIATLLLAKNYILMQAQALEEMRRLVAYLNQGQTITSPIPTALAPFGQAAVYPFSGSALATCAEKCTTYSGAPSTLFKHCNDKP